The Rana temporaria chromosome 4, aRanTem1.1, whole genome shotgun sequence genome contains a region encoding:
- the PTMA gene encoding prothymosin alpha encodes MSDTAVDASVEKTATAKDLKAKEVVGETKNGKDKPANGKAETEENGDDAADNDEEEEVDEEDEEDEGEGDEDEGDEDDEADGPVGKRAAEDDDEDDDVDVKKQKTDDDD; translated from the exons ATGTCAGACACAGCAGTAGACGCCAGTGTGGAGAAGACAGCGACAGCCAAG GACTTGAAAGCAAAAGAAGTCGTAGGAGAAACAAAAAATGGCAAGGACAAACCAGCCAATGGGAAAGCG GAAACTGAAGAGAATGGAGATGATGCTGCAGACAATGATGAAGAGGAAGAAGTTGATGAGGAAGATGAAGAGGATGAAGGAGAAG GAGATGAAGATGAGGGTGATGAAGATGATGAAGCAGATGGACCCGTTGGGAAAAGAGCAGCAGAAGATGACGAT GAGGATGATGACGTTGATGTAAAGAAGCAGAAAACAGATGACGACGACTAG